In Stomoxys calcitrans chromosome 2, idStoCalc2.1, whole genome shotgun sequence, the following proteins share a genomic window:
- the LOC106088075 gene encoding uncharacterized protein LOC106088075: MGEDCRYSFPAAESTKLNHSGSFRWGLTPISKRSRSNSTNLIHLNASSDESLSEKSRHRSVLKIDPRIAADVQSKGLASRIVKYHENESRLNRSMSAHNLYSRPGLFPLITLKKTELPHRATNQQPTMTRIAPPDKSMFYGNTLSSLWRSNSVVGLQKSDEDISQENRPIIHPPPTENDMAPTRSVLDVLKEISRKRINSDDVGALESSKKNRIGNDLMDGGITTSHSSLPPTTVSGVTSGFKRQRDANSYGKADLSSCRIQEANKSPEQMKKRVCNYNNDIISSLSSSAKRKPNAGKRVACEQNLTVPSYLESSERQQVNVQNCNESQFTTDKRFVNRANDCEKSDVLHFTHGVIPQRSKSEGASTSGLSVQSMTKPRLTLFNKNYDPSHDEPVGDVGNGDNLDEDSECAGIYFVKPKKLISTGLKNPVIERTQKSKLALMLSGLRGELYPAEESDELDSSKEPKMQSTNDVNLTKDFTTSNPPTTSSSEKAVASSIEKDPQTDSQKIKSVGVVDKTPDVRKTSPLVGIKLTPQKAAPKLDLPQSLEINKQTNTPILGGFTGNSLSSDTGKNCDKISSTNLTLVPSTKTTQFEMKKPTPNNDTALKTPAFSFGTHLSDSSKMPVSSSKLTFVTGSNVAEPKDSNINTLVKANVSTNSPLTATESSNNSNLLSNKLSFGGNSTLEGKSPLTTATSSSASFTFGLTSNTSTAADRKSAGFSTTTTALNGQFSFNSSQTPNAFGFGTTTTTNSNPGVPSTLATNTNKAATTSNAVLVPATTSKSNVFGSANVSSVSGTENGAPVSSVFGNPSHSIEKSPATIFGTKSDVKEVPGNDSATKKEGFTFGPNAKAPSTTSFTFGSSVIPNESAKPSIGDNNKPFSFSTAPNASDKMSSTIFSTSLSQTSPSGFSFGQSSGMNDKQSASQAFSFGSNNSMPTSSLQLNNSPAGGFSFASSPVKPNVAPNSSKPFSFGAPTPLTNSLNNSPAEGFSFAASSAKPNNTSQSNKPFSFGAPPSNTSQNQGVPNNVQNSTNLFASPVANVTTAQPAFNFGSAASPNNQQTSSMTNNIFAVPATRAPPGGDRPIRRATRRLQK; encoded by the exons ATGGGTGAAGATTGTCGTTACAGTTTCCCTGCAGCTGAATCCACCAAGCTAAACCATTCCGG AAGTTTCAGATGGGGACTAACTCCTATTAGCAAAAGGAGTCGTAGCAATTCCACAAACTTAATACACTTGAATGCGAGTTCCGATGAGAGCTTATCCGAAAAGTCTAGGCACAGAAGTGTATTGAAAATAGATCCAAGAATAGCCGCTGATGTCCAAAGTAAAGGTTTGGCGTCGAGAATTGTCAAGTATCACGAAAATGAGAGCCGCTTGAACCGCAGCATGTCTGCACATAACCTTTACAGCAGACCAGGGTTATTCCCACTAATAACGCTTAAGAAAACTGAATTGCCACATCGGGCCACCAATCAACAACCAACCATGACAAGAATAGCACCCCCGg ATAAGTCCATGTTTTATGGCAATACTCTATCGAGTCTTTGGCGATCAAACTCCGTTGTGGGCCTGCAAAAGAGCGATGAAGATATTTCTCAAGAAAATCGGCCTATTATACACCCCCCTCCAACTGAAAACGACATGGCCCCCACCCGCAGTGTTCTGGATGTTCTCAAAGAGATTTCCCGTAAAAGAATCAATAGCGAT GATGTGGGCGCTTTGGAGTCATCAAAGAAAAACCGCATTGGAAATGACCTAATGGATGGGGGAATAACTACTTCTCACTCAAGTCTGCCACCAACTACGGTATCGGGAGTCACTAGCGGTTTTAAAAGGCAACGTGACGCCAACTCTTACGGCAAGGCGGATTTAAGTTCGTGCAGAATTCAAGAGGCAAACAAATCTCCTGAACAAATGAAGAAACGAGTTTGCAATTACAACAATGACATAATCAGTTCTCTCAGTTCAAGCGCAAAACGTAAACCAAATGCAGGCAAGAGGGTCGCGTGCGAACAAAATTTGACAGTGCCATCTTATTTAGAGTCTTCGGAGAGACAACAAGtaaatgtacaaaattgcaaCGAAAGCCAATTCACAACAGACAAAAGATTTGTTAATCGTGCAAATGATTGCGAAAAATCTGACGTACTCCATTTCACACATGGAGTTATACCTCAACGTAGTAAATCAGAAGGCGCCAGTACTAGCGGGTTATCGGTTCAGAGTATGACCAAACCGCGCTTAACTCTTTTTAACAAAAACTACGACCCTAGTCACGATGAGCCCGTCGGGGATGTAGGCAATGGTGATAATTTGGACGAGGACAGTGAATGTGCAGGCATATATTTCGTTAAGCCCAAAAAGCTAATTTCAACTGGCTTGAAAAATCCCGTTATAGAAAGAACTCAAAAATCAAAGTTGGCCCTAATGTTATCGGGACTAAGGGGAGAATTATACCCGGCTGAGGAAAGTGATGAATTGGACTCTTCGAAGGAACCAAAAATGCAATCAACAAATGACGTAAATCTAACTAAGGATTTCACAACAAGCAATCCACCAACTACAAGCAGTTCAGAAAAAGCGGTCGCTTCATCCATCGAAAAGGACCCACAAACCGattcacaaaaaataaaatctgttgGGGTGGTGGATAAGACGCCAGATGTGAGAAAAACTTCCCCGTTAGTTGGAATTAAATTGACACCACAGAAAGCagcgccaaaattggacttaccGCAGAGCCTAGAAATCAATAAACAAACCAATACCCCAATTCTAGGAGGTTTCACTGGCAACAGCTTATCTTCAGATACAGGCAAAAACTGCGACAAGATTTCTTCGACGAATCTGACATTGGTTCCATCAACGAAAACGACACAATTTGAAATGAAGAAACCAACGCCGAACAACGATACTGCTTTGAAAACTCCTGCATTTAGTTTTGGAACACATTTATCTGACTCGTCTAAAATGCCCGTAAGTTCCTCAAAACTCACATTTGTAACTGGCTCGAATGTTGCAGAGCCAAAAGACAGCAACATTAACACATTGGTTAAGGCAAATGTGTCTACAAACAGTCCCTTAACTGCTACTGAGTCTTCGAATAATTCTAACTTATTAAGCAATAAATTAAGTTTTGGCGGCAACTCGACCCTAGAAGGTAAATCGCCGTTGACAACTGCAACATCATCGTCGGCTTCTTTCACGTTCGGATTAACCTCCAATACGTCGACGGCGGCCGATCGTAAAAGTGCTGGCTTCTCAACTACCACTACTGCTTTAAATGGACAATTCTCGTTTAATTCTTCACAAACGCCAAACGCTTTTGGTTTCGGCACCACAACCACAACCAATAGCAATCCAGGTGTACCATCTACGCTCGCTACAAACACTAACAAAGCAGCAACTACTTCAAACGCAGTCCTGGTACCAGCTACGACTTCAAAGTCTAATGTCTTCGGATCTGCAAATGTGTCTTCAGTTTCTGGCACAGAAAACGGCGCACCAGTGTCATCGGTCTTTGGTAACCCCTCACATTCGATTGAAAAATCACCCGCAACCATTTTTGGTACAAAATCAGATGTCAAGGAAGTGCCTGGCAACGACTCTGCCACAAAAAAGGAAGGATTTACGTTTGGGCCTAACGCAAAAGCCCCAAGCACCACATCATTTACGTTTGGTAGTTCTGTTATTCCAAATGAAAGTGCTAAACCGTCAATCGGCGATAACAACAAACCCTTTTCATTTTCTACAGCCCCCAATGCATCCGATAAAATGAGCTCTACCATATTTTCCACTTCCTTGTCTCAAACATCCCCGTCTGGATTTTCCTTTGGGCAGAGTAGTGGAATGAACGATAAACAAAGTGCATCGCAGGCATTTAGTTTTGGATCCAATAACTCCATGCCAACCTCAAGTCTTCAATTGAATAATTCGCCTGCGGGCGGGTTTTCATTTGCGTCATCACCGGTAAAGCCTAACGTAGCGCCCAATTCTAGCAAACCATTCAGCTTTGGGGCCCCGACTCCGTTAACTAATTCGTTAAATAATTCACCTGCGGAAGGTTTTTCTTTCGCGGCTTCATCGGCCAAGCCTAATAACACGTCCCAGTCTAACAAACCATTCAGCTTCGGAGCTCCTCCTTCGAATACCTCTCAAAACCAGGGAGTTCCTAATAATGTCCAGAACTCCACAAACCTATTTGCCTCACCAGTGGCCAATGTAACAACAGCGCAACCAGCTTTTAACTTTGGATCTGCAGCATCACCGAATAACCAGCAGACATCAAGTATGACCAATAACATTTTTGCTGTGCCAGCTACCAGAGCGCCTCCCGGTGGCGACCGTCCCATACGCCGAGCTACCAGACGCTTGCAAAAGTGA
- the LOC106088104 gene encoding helix-loop-helix protein delilah yields MDSEKYSLRHRQKRKQAVGRIIETQGYASDNSNESLSSSIQSKSPPSNIGKSKTKAAPLSKYRRKTANARERTRMREINSAFENLRHCVPACITNEDVGTTNEKLTKITTLRLAMKYIRVLSEALVNPQKADYEFLYECALFKPYQRVFIESPDEMDVPEPCLKRGKVKNSKTTAPKSNASRKVSPTKKQSKKDKLNDGQPLLSSPIPNLCQASPASNASSAYASLSSSDSSASPLSNSSHRFECQSLKNSMNRVQHRHLSMSDLSNFMVESDGESLHLSEHSMSPLHTKHKITPVTSDPFDCSPSDMPTLENPLELSLRLMEPTNDSLTLSPAQVTPSSSSCFSPLMNLEPFNAFDLFHSDFSEEAALDLFLT; encoded by the coding sequence ATGGATAGTGAGAAATACTCCTTGCGGCACAGACAGAAGCGCAAGCAAGCAGTAGGAAGAATCATTGAGACCCAAGGATATGCCAGTGATAACTCCAACGAATCATTGTCAAGCTCAATTCAGTCAAAGAGCCCACCCTCAAATATTGGAAAATCAAAGACGAAGGCAGCGCCTCTGAGCAAATATCGAAGAAAAACCGCTAATGCGAGGGAGCGAACACGTATGAGAGAAATTAACTCGGCCTTCGAGAACTTAAGACATTGCGTGCCAGCGTGTATTACGAACGAAGATGTGGGAACCACCAATGAGAAACTAACGAAAATTACAACTCTTCGTTTGGCCATGAAGTACATACGGGTTCTCTCAGAAGCCCTAGTTAACCCACAAAAAGCCGACTACGAATTCCTGTACGAATGTGCTCTTTTCAAACCCTATCAGAGGGTTTTCATTGAAAGCCCCGACGAAATGGACGTTCCAGAACCCTGTTTGAAGCGGGGAAAGGTGAAAAACTCAAAAACAACTGCTCCAAAATCAAACGCCTCCCGCAAGGTATCGCCCACTAAAAAACAGAGCAAAAAAGACAAGTTAAATGACGGTCAACCACTGTTATCATCGCCCATTCCCAACCTATGTCAAGCATCACCCGCCTCGAATGCCTCATCAGCGTATGCCTCATTGTCATCCTCGGACTCTTCGGCTTCCCCACTTTCAAACTCTTCTCATCGATTTGAATGCCAGAGCCTCAAAAACAGTATGAACCGCGTCCAACACCGCCATCTATCAATGTCTGACTTGAGCAATTTCATGGTGGAATCCGATGGAGAATCACTTCACTTATCCGAACATAGTATGAGTCCGCTacacacaaaacacaaaataacACCAGTGACTAGTGATCCCTTCGATTGTTCTCCCAGCGACATGCCAACTTTGGAAAATCCCTTGGAATTGAGCCTTCGTCTGATGGAACCCACCAATGACTCATTGACCCTCTCGCCTGCTCAAGTGACGCCCTCGTCGTCATCCTGTTTCAGCCCCCTAATGAATTTGGAGCCATTCAATGCCTTTGATCTATTCCATTCGGACTTCAGCGAAGAAGCCGCCTTAGATTTATTCCTCACGTGA